In Serratia marcescens subsp. marcescens ATCC 13880, a single genomic region encodes these proteins:
- a CDS encoding phage late control D family protein → MITGVSLPAGARVAPDFSLLLQDNDITQNIRKRLISLSLTDNRGFEADQLDIELDDSDGLMAMPQRNAVLSLALGWQGSPLTPKGQFTVDEVEHRGAPDTLTIRARSADFRGSLNTRRDESYHDTTLGDIVQKVAARNKLKASLAAGLGTIKISHIDQTQETDAAFITRLATLNGAVAAVKNGALLLLRPGNGATVGGKALPVYTITRQDGDQHSFSIADRDAYTGVTASWLNTKQPKPKKVKLQRKPKEQHLRALQHPKAKPGSSKKPGKPAEEAKGDYLVGADDNVFAITKIYATKAAAMRAAQAKWEKLQRGVAEFSLSLAMGRANITPETPVRVSGFKAAIDAQDWIVSKVTHNLSNGGFTTALEFEVLLSDVNYEVT, encoded by the coding sequence ATGATCACCGGTGTAAGCCTGCCAGCCGGGGCGCGAGTTGCCCCGGATTTCTCGCTGTTGCTACAGGATAACGACATCACGCAGAACATCCGCAAGCGGCTGATTTCTCTATCGCTGACGGATAACCGGGGCTTTGAAGCCGACCAGCTCGACATCGAGCTGGACGACAGCGACGGACTGATGGCGATGCCTCAGCGCAATGCGGTGCTGTCGCTGGCGCTCGGCTGGCAAGGCTCGCCATTGACGCCAAAAGGCCAGTTTACGGTTGATGAGGTCGAACACCGGGGCGCGCCGGACACGTTGACTATTCGCGCGCGTAGTGCGGATTTTCGCGGCTCGCTGAACACCCGGCGCGATGAGTCCTACCACGACACCACCCTGGGCGACATTGTGCAGAAGGTGGCTGCGCGCAATAAGCTGAAAGCTTCGCTGGCCGCCGGTCTGGGCACCATCAAAATCAGCCATATCGACCAGACGCAGGAGACGGACGCGGCATTTATTACCCGACTCGCAACGCTCAACGGCGCGGTGGCGGCGGTGAAAAATGGCGCTCTGCTGTTGTTGCGACCGGGGAACGGCGCCACGGTAGGCGGGAAGGCGTTGCCGGTGTATACCATCACCCGGCAGGATGGCGATCAGCACAGTTTCAGCATTGCCGATCGGGATGCCTACACCGGCGTGACGGCGAGCTGGCTTAACACAAAACAGCCGAAGCCGAAGAAAGTGAAGCTGCAGCGCAAGCCAAAAGAGCAGCATTTGCGTGCGCTGCAACACCCGAAGGCGAAGCCGGGCAGCAGTAAAAAACCGGGGAAACCGGCGGAGGAGGCGAAAGGCGACTATCTGGTGGGGGCTGACGATAACGTGTTTGCGATCACCAAAATTTACGCCACCAAGGCCGCCGCGATGCGCGCCGCACAGGCCAAGTGGGAAAAGCTTCAGCGCGGTGTGGCTGAGTTCTCTCTGTCGCTCGCCATGGGGCGGGCTAACATCACCCCAGAGACGCCGGTACGCGTCAGCGGGTTTAAAGCGGCGATCGATGCGCAAGACTGGATAGTGAGCAAAGTTACGCACAATTTGAGTAACGGCGGTTTTACGACGGCGCTGGAGTTTGAGGTTTTGCTGTCGGATGTGAATTATGAAGTCACATAA
- a CDS encoding GpE family phage tail protein: protein MADIAVIFHWPPSEMAGMTLTELLNWRHLALQRSGVNHDE from the coding sequence ATGGCGGACATCGCGGTGATCTTCCACTGGCCGCCGTCTGAAATGGCCGGAATGACGCTCACGGAGCTGTTGAACTGGCGCCATTTGGCACTGCAACGCAGCGGAGTTAATCACGATGAGTAA
- the dnaG gene encoding DNA primase: MAGRIPRVFINDLLARTDIVDLIDARVKLKKQGKNYHACCPFHHEKTPSFTVNGEKQFYHCFGCGAHGNAVDFLMNYDRLEFVETIEELATMHGLEVPYEAGTGPTQIERHQRQSLYQLMEQLSAFYQQSLQQSSGAPARSYLQQRGLSDDVIRHFAIGFAPAGWDNALKRFGRDADSRRALNDAGMLVTNDKGRSYDRFRERVMFPIRDKRGRVIAFGGRVLGDGMPKYLNSPETEVFHKGRQLYGLYEAQQNHPNLQRLLVVEGYMDVVALAQFGIDYAVASLGTSTTAEHIQLLFRATDNVVCCYDGDRAGREAAWRALETALPYLNDGRQLRFMFLPDGEDPDTLVRKEGKEAFEQRMELAQPLSTFLFESLLPQVDLSSPDGRAKLSTLALPLITQVPGETLRLYLRQELGNKLGLLDDSQLDKLMPKQAENANPYQAPQLKRTTMRILIGLLVQNPQLATLIPSLEGLEQTKQAGLPLFVELVQTCLAQPGLTTGQLLELYRDNKFSQQLETLATWNHMIVEDMVEQTFLDTLASLYDSVLEQRLETLIAQARTRGLSAEEREEVRSLNQVLAKKN; encoded by the coding sequence ATGGCTGGACGAATTCCGCGCGTATTTATCAATGACTTGCTGGCTCGCACCGACATCGTCGATTTGATCGACGCCCGCGTGAAGCTCAAGAAGCAAGGCAAGAACTATCACGCGTGCTGTCCGTTCCACCACGAAAAGACGCCTTCCTTTACCGTTAATGGCGAAAAGCAGTTTTATCACTGTTTTGGGTGTGGTGCGCACGGCAACGCCGTCGACTTTTTGATGAATTACGACCGACTCGAGTTTGTCGAAACCATCGAAGAACTGGCGACCATGCACGGGCTGGAAGTGCCTTACGAAGCGGGCACCGGGCCAACCCAGATCGAGCGCCATCAGCGCCAGAGCCTGTACCAACTGATGGAACAGCTCAGCGCGTTCTATCAACAGTCACTGCAGCAGTCCTCCGGGGCGCCGGCGCGCAGCTATTTGCAGCAGCGCGGATTGAGTGACGACGTTATTCGCCATTTCGCCATCGGCTTCGCGCCGGCGGGATGGGACAACGCCCTGAAGCGTTTCGGCCGCGACGCCGACTCGCGCCGCGCATTGAACGATGCCGGCATGCTGGTGACTAACGATAAGGGGCGTTCGTACGACCGTTTCCGCGAACGGGTGATGTTCCCCATCCGCGACAAGCGCGGGCGCGTGATCGCCTTCGGCGGCCGCGTCCTGGGCGACGGTATGCCGAAGTACCTGAACTCGCCGGAAACCGAAGTTTTCCATAAGGGCCGCCAGCTGTACGGCCTGTATGAAGCACAGCAGAACCACCCTAACCTGCAGCGGCTGCTGGTGGTGGAAGGGTATATGGACGTGGTGGCGTTGGCGCAATTCGGCATCGACTATGCCGTCGCCTCGCTCGGCACCTCGACGACGGCGGAACACATTCAGCTGTTGTTCCGCGCCACCGACAACGTCGTCTGCTGTTACGACGGCGACCGCGCCGGCCGCGAAGCGGCCTGGCGGGCGCTGGAAACCGCGCTGCCATACCTGAATGACGGGCGCCAGCTGCGGTTCATGTTTTTGCCCGACGGCGAAGACCCGGACACGCTGGTGCGCAAGGAAGGCAAAGAAGCCTTCGAACAACGAATGGAGCTGGCGCAGCCGCTGTCCACGTTCCTGTTCGAAAGCCTGCTGCCGCAGGTGGATCTGAGCAGCCCGGACGGACGCGCCAAGCTGAGCACGCTGGCGCTGCCGCTGATTACTCAGGTGCCGGGCGAAACGTTGCGCTTGTACCTGCGCCAGGAGCTCGGCAACAAGCTGGGGCTGCTGGACGACAGCCAGCTCGACAAGCTGATGCCCAAGCAGGCTGAAAATGCGAATCCTTATCAGGCGCCCCAGCTAAAACGCACAACCATGCGTATACTGATAGGGTTACTGGTGCAAAATCCGCAGTTGGCTACACTTATCCCTTCGCTGGAAGGGTTGGAGCAGACCAAACAGGCGGGATTGCCGCTGTTCGTCGAACTGGTGCAGACCTGTTTGGCGCAGCCGGGCCTGACGACCGGGCAATTGCTGGAGCTGTATCGCGACAACAAATTCAGCCAGCAGCTTGAAACCTTGGCGACATGGAACCATATGATCGTTGAGGACATGGTCGAACAGACCTTTTTAGATACGTTGGCCAGCCTGTACGACTCGGTGCTCGAGCAACGGCTGGAAACGCTGATCGCCCAGGCCAGAACGCGCGGTCTGAGCGCGGAGGAACGTGAAGAAGTCCGTTCTCTCAACCAGGTTTTAGCGAAGAAAAACTGA
- the tsaD gene encoding tRNA (adenosine(37)-N6)-threonylcarbamoyltransferase complex transferase subunit TsaD, with protein MRVLGIETSCDETGIAVYDDQTGLLANQLYSQVKLHADYGGVVPELASRDHVRKTVPLIQAALKEANLTPADIDGVAYTAGPGLVGALLVGATVGRALAFAWNVPAVPVHHMEGHLLAPMLEDNPPAFPFVALLVSGGHTQLISVTGIGEYELLGESIDDAAGEAFDKTAKLLGLDYPGGPMLSKMAQQGTAGRFTFPRPMTDRPGLDFSFSGLKTFAANTIRSNGNDDQTRADIARAFEDAVVDTLAIKCKRALEQTGFKRLVMAGGVSANRTLRAKLAEMMHKRGGEVFYARPEFCTDNGAMIAYAGMVRLKSGANPALSVSVRPRWPLAELPAV; from the coding sequence ATGCGAGTACTGGGTATAGAAACGTCCTGCGATGAAACCGGAATTGCAGTGTATGACGATCAAACCGGTTTGTTGGCCAACCAATTATACAGCCAGGTGAAGCTGCACGCCGACTACGGCGGCGTAGTGCCGGAACTGGCCTCCCGCGATCACGTGCGCAAAACCGTGCCGCTGATTCAGGCGGCGCTGAAAGAGGCTAACCTGACCCCGGCCGATATTGACGGCGTGGCTTATACCGCCGGGCCGGGCCTGGTGGGGGCGCTGCTGGTCGGCGCAACCGTGGGGCGTGCGCTGGCGTTCGCCTGGAACGTGCCGGCGGTGCCGGTGCACCATATGGAAGGCCACTTGCTGGCGCCGATGCTGGAAGACAACCCGCCGGCATTTCCGTTCGTCGCGCTGCTGGTCTCCGGCGGCCACACTCAGCTGATCAGCGTCACCGGCATCGGTGAATATGAACTGCTGGGCGAGTCGATCGACGATGCCGCCGGCGAAGCGTTCGACAAAACCGCCAAGCTGCTCGGCCTGGATTATCCCGGCGGGCCGATGCTGTCGAAGATGGCGCAGCAGGGCACTGCGGGGCGTTTTACCTTTCCGCGGCCGATGACCGATCGTCCGGGGTTGGACTTCAGTTTCTCCGGGCTGAAAACCTTTGCCGCCAACACCATCCGCTCTAACGGCAACGACGATCAGACGCGTGCCGACATCGCCCGCGCCTTCGAGGATGCGGTGGTGGATACGCTGGCGATAAAATGCAAACGCGCGTTGGAGCAGACCGGCTTCAAACGCCTGGTGATGGCCGGCGGCGTGAGCGCCAACCGCACGCTGCGCGCCAAACTGGCGGAGATGATGCACAAGCGCGGCGGGGAGGTGTTCTATGCCCGCCCGGAATTTTGCACCGACAACGGCGCGATGATCGCCTATGCCGGCATGGTGCGGCTGAAGAGCGGCGCCAACCCGGCGCTGAGCGTTTCCGTGCGGCCGCGTTGGCCGCTGGCGGAACTGCCTGCGGTATAA
- a CDS encoding DNA-binding transcriptional regulator — protein MFHCPLCRTAAHARTSRYLSQHTKERYHQCQNINCGHTFKTMETYDSAIMTPGQVDAVPPHPVGASVAGQQQVMWM, from the coding sequence ATGTTTCATTGCCCGTTATGCAGAACAGCGGCACATGCCCGCACTAGTCGTTACCTGAGCCAACACACGAAAGAGCGTTATCATCAGTGCCAAAATATTAACTGCGGTCACACGTTTAAAACGATGGAAACCTATGATAGCGCGATCATGACGCCGGGGCAGGTAGATGCAGTGCCGCCGCATCCGGTCGGTGCCAGTGTGGCAGGACAGCAACAGGTTATGTGGATGTAA
- a CDS encoding phage tail tape measure protein gives MSKSLQLQVLLKAVDQATRPLKSIQQASKQLAGDIKTTQQTLKALDAQSARIDGFRKAQGQLAVTGRALKNAKAEAAALAVQFKATEKPTAQQARLLEASKRAAAELQTKYNGLRQSVQRQRDALNADGIATRNLSAEQRRLKASASEATTALGRQRGELDRLSKKQEQVNRVSARYRAGQSATAAVRNTSAAGLGIATAGLVAEGAFIAPGVQFDRQMSDTQATLGLAKDDQQLAAIRQQARDIGATTAFSPTDVARTQSVLAKSGFNGDAILKSTESTVNLALASDLDIADAADIITNMQSAFNMPIDEIQRVADVMTKGFTSSNSNLMDFGEAMKYVAPIAEAAGASIEDTTALLGVLADNGIKGSMAGTAASAMFTRLQAPVGQAADALSELGVKTKDGKGNMLPIANILKKINGSFKANKLGTAQQAEYLKVIFGEEAMKGAIKLIDAAGNGKLSEKHNTVTQSKGATAQIARVKVDNLDGDLKNLFSAWEDVRIEVFDGQNSALRALTVSATEWLTKAGAWVKANPELVGTLVKVTAGVTALIGGLAALGLIAWPVMAGVNMLIAGAGLLGTVFTTVGAGIAAVFSVITLPVVAAAAVIAGVALTIRKYWEPISAFLTGIGEGFSAAFAPMRAALVPLAGAFTPLLNMVRNVWQWFGKLIEPVKSSQAELQTAARYGRMFGEWIAAGLSLPLQLLGGLPGLLTGIWGVASGIAERAAAVWDTIGERVNAAWLALSAATVQAWDRLTGWLNGKWEGLVNGAKALPGQFKEAGMNMINGVIDGISERWQALKDKFAGLTDMLPDWMKFGDDEAEVNPSISYNRPAPELMPGPGYAGAFDKGGIIPSGQFGIVGERGPEIVNGPANVTGRRKTAALSAAMLSLSTPVMASAPAAAPATAPAPITIQVYGAPGQDAASIAREVSRQLEAERRKHAAAARSRMNYEG, from the coding sequence ATGAGTAAAAGCCTGCAGCTACAGGTGCTGCTGAAGGCCGTAGACCAAGCCACCCGCCCGCTAAAGAGTATCCAACAGGCAAGCAAACAGCTTGCCGGTGACATCAAAACCACGCAGCAAACCCTCAAGGCTCTGGACGCGCAAAGCGCCCGGATTGACGGGTTTCGCAAGGCGCAGGGCCAGCTCGCTGTTACCGGACGGGCCCTGAAAAACGCCAAGGCTGAAGCGGCGGCGCTGGCCGTCCAGTTCAAGGCGACGGAAAAGCCCACGGCGCAGCAAGCGCGCTTGCTGGAAGCATCAAAGCGCGCCGCCGCCGAGCTGCAGACGAAATACAACGGTCTGCGCCAGTCGGTGCAGCGCCAGCGTGACGCGCTCAACGCTGACGGCATCGCTACCCGGAACCTGAGCGCCGAACAGCGCCGGTTGAAGGCCAGCGCCAGCGAAGCCACGACAGCGCTGGGCCGCCAGCGCGGCGAGCTGGATCGCCTGAGCAAGAAGCAAGAGCAGGTTAACCGCGTCAGTGCGCGTTACCGTGCCGGGCAATCGGCAACCGCGGCTGTCCGTAATACCAGCGCGGCCGGGCTGGGTATCGCTACCGCCGGGCTGGTCGCTGAAGGGGCGTTTATTGCGCCGGGGGTGCAGTTCGACAGGCAGATGTCAGACACGCAAGCCACGTTAGGGCTGGCGAAGGATGACCAGCAACTGGCCGCCATTCGCCAGCAGGCGCGGGATATTGGCGCCACCACTGCGTTTTCGCCGACGGACGTCGCCCGCACGCAATCCGTATTGGCAAAATCCGGCTTTAACGGCGATGCCATTCTGAAATCGACCGAATCAACGGTCAATCTGGCGCTGGCCTCCGATCTTGACATCGCCGACGCGGCCGACATCATCACCAACATGCAATCAGCGTTTAACATGCCGATAGACGAGATCCAGCGCGTCGCGGATGTGATGACCAAAGGCTTCACCAGCTCGAACAGCAACCTTATGGATTTTGGCGAGGCGATGAAGTACGTCGCGCCGATCGCCGAGGCGGCCGGGGCCAGTATCGAGGACACCACCGCCTTGCTGGGCGTGTTGGCCGATAACGGTATCAAAGGGTCTATGGCTGGTACGGCGGCCAGTGCGATGTTTACGCGGTTACAGGCGCCGGTCGGGCAGGCGGCTGATGCGTTGTCAGAATTGGGCGTAAAAACCAAGGACGGCAAAGGGAACATGCTGCCGATCGCGAACATCCTCAAGAAAATTAACGGCTCGTTTAAAGCCAACAAGCTCGGCACCGCGCAGCAGGCCGAATACCTGAAAGTCATTTTTGGCGAAGAGGCGATGAAAGGCGCTATCAAGCTGATTGACGCCGCCGGTAATGGCAAGCTGAGCGAAAAACACAACACCGTCACCCAGTCAAAAGGGGCTACGGCCCAGATTGCCCGAGTGAAGGTGGACAACCTCGACGGCGACCTGAAAAACCTGTTTTCGGCGTGGGAAGATGTTCGCATTGAGGTGTTCGACGGTCAGAACTCAGCGCTGCGCGCGCTCACGGTTTCCGCCACTGAATGGCTGACCAAGGCCGGGGCATGGGTGAAGGCCAATCCTGAGCTGGTCGGCACACTGGTGAAAGTCACGGCGGGCGTTACGGCCCTGATCGGCGGCCTCGCCGCGCTGGGCCTTATTGCATGGCCGGTAATGGCCGGGGTCAATATGTTGATCGCCGGGGCCGGGCTGCTGGGAACGGTCTTTACCACCGTTGGCGCCGGGATTGCGGCCGTATTCAGTGTGATCACCCTGCCGGTGGTTGCGGCGGCGGCGGTGATTGCCGGTGTGGCGTTGACTATCCGTAAATATTGGGAGCCTATCAGCGCCTTTTTAACGGGTATCGGCGAAGGCTTCAGCGCCGCTTTCGCGCCGATGCGCGCCGCGCTTGTCCCGCTGGCAGGCGCATTTACGCCGTTGCTGAACATGGTGCGCAACGTCTGGCAGTGGTTCGGCAAGCTGATCGAGCCGGTGAAATCTTCACAGGCCGAACTCCAGACGGCCGCGCGCTATGGGCGCATGTTCGGTGAATGGATCGCGGCCGGATTGAGCCTGCCGCTGCAGCTGTTGGGCGGATTGCCCGGCCTGCTGACCGGCATCTGGGGCGTTGCGAGCGGCATTGCGGAGCGTGCCGCCGCCGTCTGGGACACCATCGGCGAGCGTGTTAACGCGGCATGGCTGGCGCTGAGCGCCGCCACGGTTCAGGCATGGGATCGGCTGACCGGCTGGCTTAATGGCAAATGGGAGGGGCTGGTAAACGGGGCTAAAGCGCTGCCGGGGCAGTTCAAAGAAGCCGGGATGAACATGATTAACGGGGTCATTGACGGCATTAGCGAGCGCTGGCAGGCGCTGAAAGACAAGTTTGCAGGCCTCACGGATATGCTGCCTGACTGGATGAAGTTTGGCGACGATGAGGCGGAGGTTAACCCGTCGATTTCATACAATCGCCCGGCGCCTGAGCTGATGCCGGGGCCGGGTTATGCAGGGGCATTCGACAAGGGCGGCATCATCCCGAGCGGCCAGTTCGGCATCGTCGGCGAGCGTGGCCCGGAGATCGTCAACGGCCCGGCCAACGTCACCGGGCGCCGGAAAACGGCGGCGCTGTCGGCGGCGATGTTATCGCTGTCAACACCGGTGATGGCGTCGGCCCCGGCTGCCGCACCCGCTACGGCGCCAGCCCCGATCACGATTCAGGTGTACGGCGCCCCCGGCCAAGACGCGGCATCTATTGCGCGCGAAGTTTCGCGCCAGCTTGAGGCCGAACGACGCAAACACGCGGCGGCCGCGCGCAGCCGCATGAACTACGAAGGGTAA
- the rpsU gene encoding 30S ribosomal protein S21, with the protein MPVIKVRENEPFDVALRRFKRSCEKAGVLAEVRRREFYEKPTTERKRAKASAVKRHAKKLARENARRTRLY; encoded by the coding sequence ATGCCGGTAATTAAAGTACGTGAAAACGAGCCATTTGACGTTGCTCTGCGTCGTTTCAAACGCTCTTGCGAAAAAGCGGGTGTTTTAGCTGAAGTTCGTCGTCGTGAGTTTTATGAAAAACCAACTACCGAACGTAAACGCGCTAAAGCTTCTGCTGTGAAACGTCACGCGAAGAAACTGGCTCGCGAAAACGCACGCCGCACTCGTCTGTATTAA
- a CDS encoding nuclear transport factor 2 family protein — protein MTSMMKGCVMALLLVTGAAQAGHSPQEARNKQNVLEFYRQGLNNKDFAAARPFLGEQYKQHNPNAQDGVAGFRQFVELLKTRYPNSHSEIKQAFVDGDYVILHVEVSGREAGKTAAIVDIFRLDSAGKIVEHWDVTQPVPEKTASGNGMF, from the coding sequence ATGACATCGATGATGAAAGGCTGTGTGATGGCGCTGCTGTTGGTGACCGGCGCTGCGCAGGCGGGGCATTCGCCACAGGAGGCGCGCAACAAGCAGAACGTGCTGGAGTTTTATCGGCAGGGGCTGAACAACAAGGATTTTGCGGCGGCGCGACCGTTTTTAGGCGAACAGTACAAACAGCATAACCCCAATGCCCAAGACGGCGTGGCGGGTTTTCGTCAATTTGTCGAGCTGCTGAAAACGCGTTACCCCAACTCGCACAGCGAGATTAAACAGGCGTTCGTCGACGGTGACTATGTGATTTTGCATGTGGAAGTCAGCGGGCGCGAGGCCGGCAAGACGGCGGCGATCGTCGATATCTTCCGTCTGGACAGCGCCGGAAAAATCGTCGAGCACTGGGACGTGACGCAGCCGGTGCCGGAGAAGACCGCCAGCGGCAACGGCATGTTCTGA
- the mug gene encoding G/U mismatch-specific DNA glycosylase, producing MELLAPNLRVVFCGINPGLSSAHQGYPFANGSNRFWKVIHQAGFTERQLAPEQWQQLKDNGCGITALVARPTVAASELSRDELRSGGEALQEKILRYQPRALAILGKQAFTTAFGVKNAPWGKQAMMLGQTEVWVLPNPSGLNRATLEQLTASYHELFLALQ from the coding sequence ATGGAACTTCTGGCGCCCAATCTGCGGGTGGTGTTTTGCGGCATCAACCCCGGCCTTTCTTCCGCCCATCAGGGCTACCCTTTCGCCAACGGCAGCAATCGCTTCTGGAAGGTGATCCATCAGGCCGGCTTTACCGAGCGCCAGCTGGCGCCGGAGCAGTGGCAGCAGTTGAAGGACAACGGCTGCGGCATTACCGCGCTGGTGGCGCGCCCGACGGTGGCGGCCAGCGAGCTGTCGCGCGACGAGTTGCGCAGCGGCGGTGAGGCGCTGCAAGAGAAGATCCTGCGCTACCAGCCGCGCGCGCTGGCGATTTTAGGCAAACAGGCATTCACCACCGCCTTCGGGGTGAAAAACGCGCCCTGGGGCAAGCAGGCGATGATGCTGGGGCAAACCGAGGTGTGGGTATTGCCCAACCCCAGCGGATTGAACCGCGCCACGCTGGAGCAGCTTACCGCCAGCTATCACGAGCTGTTCCTGGCGCTGCAATGA
- a CDS encoding phage tail protein → MMLTLGLFVFMLQTLPYQSMSRNAEYRWPSNGRVGLRPAAQFLGMDEEKITLSGVLLPEITGGRWSLLTLQLMAEQGRAWPLIEGTGTIYGMFVIESISETHSEFFADGSPRRTEFTLNLKRVDESLSAMFGDLRQQAGELYDKVGEMAGKAAGAMGGLLS, encoded by the coding sequence ATGATGTTAACGCTGGGCCTGTTTGTTTTTATGCTGCAGACGCTGCCCTACCAGTCCATGAGCCGCAACGCGGAATATCGCTGGCCGAGCAACGGCCGCGTTGGCCTGCGCCCGGCGGCGCAATTTCTGGGGATGGATGAGGAAAAAATCACGCTGTCCGGGGTGCTGCTGCCGGAAATCACCGGCGGCCGCTGGTCACTGCTGACGCTGCAACTGATGGCCGAGCAGGGCCGGGCGTGGCCGCTGATTGAAGGCACCGGCACGATTTACGGCATGTTTGTGATTGAGTCGATTTCTGAAACGCATTCTGAGTTTTTCGCCGACGGCAGCCCGCGCCGCACAGAGTTCACGCTCAACCTGAAGCGGGTCGATGAATCCCTGTCGGCGATGTTTGGCGATCTGCGCCAGCAGGCCGGGGAGTTGTACGATAAAGTCGGAGAGATGGCCGGGAAGGCCGCCGGTGCTATGGGAGGGTTGTTATCATGA
- the rpoD gene encoding RNA polymerase sigma factor RpoD, protein MEQNPQSQLKLLVTRGKEQGYLTYAEVNDHLPEDIVDSDQIEDIIQMINDMGIQVMEEAPDADDLLLAENSNSTDEDAEEAAAQVLSSVESEIGRTTDPVRMYMREMGTVELLTREGEIDIAKRIEDGINQVQCSVAEYPEAITYLLEQYDRVEAGEARLSDLITGFVDPNAEEDIAPTATHIGSELSSEEQDDDEEDEDDEDDDTEDDNSIDPELARQKFAELRDQYEATRLVIKKNGRSHASAADEILKLSEVFKQFRLVPKQFDFLVNSMRTMMDRVRTQERIIMKLCVEQCKMPKKNFVTLFAGNETSDSWFEAALAMAKPWSEKLKDVAEDVQRSLQKLRQIEEETGLTIEQVKDINRRMSIGEAKARRAKKEMVEANLRLVISIAKKYTNRGLQFLDLIQEGNIGLMKAVDKFEYRRGYKFSTYATWWIRQAITRSIADQARTIRIPVHMIETINKLNRISRQMLQEMGREPTPEELAERMLMPEDKIRKVLKIAKEPISMETPIGDDEDSHLGDFIEDTTLELPLDSATSESLRSATHDVLAGLTAREAKVLRMRFGIDMNTDHTLEEVGKQFDVTRERIRQIEAKALRKLRHPSRSEVLRSFLDD, encoded by the coding sequence ATGGAGCAAAACCCGCAGTCACAGCTGAAGCTACTTGTCACCCGTGGTAAGGAGCAAGGCTATCTGACCTATGCTGAGGTCAATGACCATCTGCCGGAAGATATCGTCGACTCCGATCAGATCGAAGACATCATCCAGATGATTAACGACATGGGCATCCAGGTGATGGAAGAAGCACCGGACGCCGATGACCTGCTGCTCGCCGAAAACTCGAACAGCACGGACGAAGATGCGGAAGAAGCCGCCGCACAGGTTCTGTCCAGCGTGGAATCCGAAATCGGCCGCACCACCGACCCGGTGCGCATGTACATGCGCGAAATGGGCACCGTCGAACTGCTGACGCGCGAAGGCGAAATCGACATCGCCAAGCGCATCGAAGACGGCATCAACCAGGTACAGTGCTCGGTTGCCGAATACCCGGAAGCCATCACCTACCTGCTTGAGCAGTACGATCGCGTCGAAGCGGGTGAAGCGCGCCTGTCCGATCTGATCACCGGCTTCGTCGATCCTAACGCGGAAGAGGACATCGCCCCCACCGCGACCCACATCGGTTCTGAACTGTCGAGCGAAGAGCAAGACGACGACGAAGAAGATGAAGACGACGAAGACGACGACACCGAAGACGATAACAGCATCGATCCTGAGCTGGCGCGTCAGAAGTTCGCCGAGTTGCGCGATCAGTATGAAGCGACGCGTCTGGTGATCAAGAAAAACGGCCGCAGCCACGCCAGCGCCGCGGACGAGATCCTGAAGCTGTCTGAAGTGTTCAAGCAGTTCCGCCTGGTGCCGAAACAGTTCGACTTCCTGGTCAACAGCATGCGCACCATGATGGACCGCGTTCGCACCCAGGAACGCATCATCATGAAGCTGTGCGTTGAACAGTGCAAAATGCCGAAGAAAAACTTCGTCACCCTGTTCGCCGGCAACGAAACCAGCGATTCCTGGTTTGAAGCCGCGCTGGCGATGGCCAAGCCATGGTCGGAAAAGCTGAAAGACGTTGCTGAAGACGTGCAGCGCAGCCTGCAGAAACTGCGTCAGATCGAAGAAGAGACCGGCCTGACCATCGAGCAGGTCAAAGACATCAACCGTCGCATGTCGATCGGTGAAGCGAAAGCCCGCCGCGCGAAGAAAGAGATGGTTGAGGCCAACCTGCGTCTGGTTATTTCCATCGCCAAGAAATACACCAACCGCGGCCTGCAGTTCCTGGATCTGATCCAGGAAGGCAACATCGGCCTGATGAAAGCGGTAGACAAGTTCGAATACCGCCGCGGCTACAAGTTCTCGACGTACGCCACCTGGTGGATCCGTCAGGCTATCACCCGCTCCATCGCCGACCAGGCGCGCACCATCCGTATTCCGGTGCATATGATTGAGACCATCAACAAGCTCAACCGTATTTCGCGCCAGATGCTGCAAGAGATGGGCCGCGAGCCGACGCCGGAAGAGCTGGCCGAGCGCATGCTGATGCCGGAAGACAAGATCCGCAAAGTGCTGAAGATCGCCAAAGAGCCAATCTCGATGGAAACGCCGATCGGCGACGACGAAGATTCGCATCTGGGCGACTTCATCGAGGATACCACCCTCGAGCTGCCGCTGGATTCCGCGACTTCGGAAAGCCTGCGTTCCGCCACCCACGACGTGCTGGCCGGCCTGACCGCGCGCGAAGCGAAAGTGCTGCGCATGCGTTTCGGCATCGACATGAACACCGACCACACGCTGGAAGAGGTTGGCAAGCAGTTTGACGTTACCCGTGAGCGTATTCGTCAGATCGAAGCCAAGGCGCTGCGCAAGCTGCGTCACCCAAGCCGCTCCGAAGTGCTGCGCAGCTTCCTGGACGACTAA